A single Vidua chalybeata isolate OUT-0048 chromosome 20, bVidCha1 merged haplotype, whole genome shotgun sequence DNA region contains:
- the TUBD1 gene encoding tubulin delta chain isoform X2, whose product MSIVTVQLGQCGNQIGQEVFGALCSDIRGTHGLCSKKENESYQDSCKERFFCEEESAVPVARAVLVDMEPKVISQTLSMAARSGHWKYSSHSHFCQKQGSGNNWANGYSVHGPRHKEAIMNLVQKEAEKCDRLGGFFTIMSMAGGTGSGLGAFVTQCLRDAFPTSFILNHVVWPYGTGEVIVQNYNSVLTLSHLYHSSDALLVHENDVIHKICAQLMNIKQISFRDVNQVIAHQLGSVFQPTHTAGGGSGYSRNPLGDLMETLVPHPEFRMLGLRNIPQMPESSLPYSTFSWPGLIKHLRQMLIANAPMEEGSFQDPSLYTSWLNPQDAFNAWKTPRAFNKYEKSAALVSNSQFLLKPLDSIVGKAWNMFASKAYLHQYTKFGIQEEDFLDCFTTLEQVISSYTNL is encoded by the exons ATGTCAATTGTCACAGTGCAGCTTGGGCAGTGTGGGAACCAGATTGGGCAGGAGGTGTTCGGTGCTCTCTGCAGTGACATCCGTGGCACCCACGGGCTGTGTTCCAAGAAGGAGAATGAATCCTACCAAGATTCCTGCAAGGAACGTTTCTTCTGCGAGGAGGAGTCTGCAG TACCTGTTGCCCGGGCTGTGCTTGTTGACATGGAGCCCAAAGTGATCAGCCAGACCTTATCCATGGCTGCCAGGTCTGGCCACTGGAAGTACAGCAGCCACTCACACTTCTGCCAGAAGCAAGGATCTGGGAACAACTGGGCCAACGG TTACTCTGTTCACGGGCCCAGACACAAAGAAGCAATCATGAACCTGGTgcagaaagaagcagagaaatgtgATCGACTCGGGGGATTTTTCACAATCATGAGCatggctgggggcacaggatCAGGCCTGGGAGCATTTGTGACCCAGTGTTTGAGAGATGCTTTTCCAACCTCCTTCATACTGAACCACGTGGTCTGGCCCTATGGCACTGGGGAG GTCATTGTTCAAAACTACAACTCTGTTTTGACTCTGTCACATCTGTACCACTCATCAGATGCCCTTCTTGTCCATGAAAATGATGTCATCCACAAGATCTGTGCCCAGCTGATGAATATCAAACAGATTTCCTTCAGGGATGTCAATCAAGTCATTGCTCACCAGCTGGGCAGTGTTTTCCAGCCCACTCACACAGCAGGAGGGGGCTCAGGCTACAGCAGAAACCCTTTAG GAGATTTAATGGAGACGTTGGTCCCACATCCCGAGTTCAGGATGCTGGGCCTGAGGAACATCCCCCAGATGCCTGAGAGCTCCCTGCCTTACAGCACCTTCAGCTGGCCTGGCCTCATCAAACACCTCAGGCAGATGCTCATTGCTAATGCTCCAATGGAGGAAG GAAGTTTCCAAGATCCCTCGTTATACACATCATGGCTAAACCCTCAGGATGCTTTTAATGCATGGAAAACTCCCAGAGCATTTAACAAGTATGAAAAGTCTGCTGCTTTGGTCAGCAACAGCCAGTTCCTGCTGAAACCTCTTGACAGCATCGTAGGAAAAGCTTGGAATATGTTTGCTTCCAA AGCTTACCTTCACCAGTACACAAAGTTTGGAATCCAAGAGGAAGATTTCCTGGACTGCTTCACAACCCTGGAACAAGTTATCTCCAGTTACACCAATCTGTGA
- the TUBD1 gene encoding tubulin delta chain isoform X1, producing the protein MSIVTVQLGQCGNQIGQEVFGALCSDIRGTHGLCSKKENESYQDSCKERFFCEEESAVPVARAVLVDMEPKVISQTLSMAARSGHWKYSSHSHFCQKQGSGNNWANGYSVHGPRHKEAIMNLVQKEAEKCDRLGGFFTIMSMAGGTGSGLGAFVTQCLRDAFPTSFILNHVVWPYGTGEVIVQNYNSVLTLSHLYHSSDALLVHENDVIHKICAQLMNIKQISFRDVNQVIAHQLGSVFQPTHTAGGGSGYSRNPLGDLMETLVPHPEFRMLGLRNIPQMPESSLPYSTFSWPGLIKHLRQMLIANAPMEEGIDWQVRPPHPSSIPSTNKPLHFNTSIANLVILRGKDVHSMDLGSFQDPSLYTSWLNPQDAFNAWKTPRAFNKYEKSAALVSNSQFLLKPLDSIVGKAWNMFASKAYLHQYTKFGIQEEDFLDCFTTLEQVISSYTNL; encoded by the exons ATGTCAATTGTCACAGTGCAGCTTGGGCAGTGTGGGAACCAGATTGGGCAGGAGGTGTTCGGTGCTCTCTGCAGTGACATCCGTGGCACCCACGGGCTGTGTTCCAAGAAGGAGAATGAATCCTACCAAGATTCCTGCAAGGAACGTTTCTTCTGCGAGGAGGAGTCTGCAG TACCTGTTGCCCGGGCTGTGCTTGTTGACATGGAGCCCAAAGTGATCAGCCAGACCTTATCCATGGCTGCCAGGTCTGGCCACTGGAAGTACAGCAGCCACTCACACTTCTGCCAGAAGCAAGGATCTGGGAACAACTGGGCCAACGG TTACTCTGTTCACGGGCCCAGACACAAAGAAGCAATCATGAACCTGGTgcagaaagaagcagagaaatgtgATCGACTCGGGGGATTTTTCACAATCATGAGCatggctgggggcacaggatCAGGCCTGGGAGCATTTGTGACCCAGTGTTTGAGAGATGCTTTTCCAACCTCCTTCATACTGAACCACGTGGTCTGGCCCTATGGCACTGGGGAG GTCATTGTTCAAAACTACAACTCTGTTTTGACTCTGTCACATCTGTACCACTCATCAGATGCCCTTCTTGTCCATGAAAATGATGTCATCCACAAGATCTGTGCCCAGCTGATGAATATCAAACAGATTTCCTTCAGGGATGTCAATCAAGTCATTGCTCACCAGCTGGGCAGTGTTTTCCAGCCCACTCACACAGCAGGAGGGGGCTCAGGCTACAGCAGAAACCCTTTAG GAGATTTAATGGAGACGTTGGTCCCACATCCCGAGTTCAGGATGCTGGGCCTGAGGAACATCCCCCAGATGCCTGAGAGCTCCCTGCCTTACAGCACCTTCAGCTGGCCTGGCCTCATCAAACACCTCAGGCAGATGCTCATTGCTAATGCTCCAATGGAGGAAG gtATTGATTGGCAAGTACGACCACCACACCCATCCTCCATCCCCTCCACAAACAAGCCCCTGCACTTTAACACTTCCATTGCCAACCTGGTTATCCTGAGAGGAAAAGATGTGCACAGCATGGACTTGG GAAGTTTCCAAGATCCCTCGTTATACACATCATGGCTAAACCCTCAGGATGCTTTTAATGCATGGAAAACTCCCAGAGCATTTAACAAGTATGAAAAGTCTGCTGCTTTGGTCAGCAACAGCCAGTTCCTGCTGAAACCTCTTGACAGCATCGTAGGAAAAGCTTGGAATATGTTTGCTTCCAA AGCTTACCTTCACCAGTACACAAAGTTTGGAATCCAAGAGGAAGATTTCCTGGACTGCTTCACAACCCTGGAACAAGTTATCTCCAGTTACACCAATCTGTGA
- the RPS6KB1 gene encoding ribosomal protein S6 kinase beta-1 isoform X2 has product MAGVFDIDLDQPEDAGSDEELEEGGQLSESMDHGGVGQYDLGMEHCEKFEISETSVNRGPEKIRPECFELLRVLGKGGYGKVFQVRKVTGANTGKIFAMKVLKKAMIVRNAKDTAHTKAERNILEEVKHPFIVDLIYAFQTGGKLYLILEYLSGGELFMQLEREGIFMEDTACFYLAEISMALGHLHQKGIIYRDLKPENIMLNHQGHVKLTDFGLCKESIHDGTVTHTFCGTIEYMAPEILMRSGHNRAVDWWSLGALMYDMLTGAPPFTGENRKKTIDKILKCKLNLPPYLTQEARDLLKKLLKRNAASRLGAGPGDAGEVQAHAFFRHINWDELLARKVEPPFKPLLQSEEDVSQFDSKFTRQTPVDSPDDSTLSESANQVFLPCQVFPWGILGKRCFCRRIQHPDTCGIPDGDQWNRTNGCDSLWRGFSTTSNPATKLWALQKTGFSHDFQTTGALAHESMTTPFL; this is encoded by the exons ATGGCGGGAGTGTTCGACATCGACCTGGACCAGCCCGAGGACGCGGGCTCAGacgaggagctggaggagggg GGTCAATTAAGTGAGAGCATGGACCATGGAGGAGTTGGCCAATATGACCT tgGGATGGAACATTGTGAAAAATTTGAGATTTCAGAGACCAGTGTGAACAGAGGCCCCGAGAAGATCCGGCCGGAGTGCTTCGAGTTGCTGCGCGTGCTGGGCAAAGGCGGCTACGGCAAG GTGTTTCAAGTACGAAAAGTAACCGGAGCAAACACCGGGAAAATATTTGCCATGAAAGTACTTAAAAAG GCAATGATTGTAAGGAATGCCAAGGATACAGCTCACACGAAAGCAGAGAGGAATATACTGGAGGAAGTGAAACATCCCTTCATTGTAGACTTAATTTATGCCTTTCAGACTGGTGGAAAACTCTACCTCATCCTTGAGTATCTCAGTG GAGGAGAACTATTTATGCAGTTAGAGAGAGAAGGGATATTTATGGAAGACACAGCCTG CTTTTACTTGGCAGAAATCTCCATGGCACTAGGGCACTTGCATCAAAAAGGAATCATCTACCGGGATCTGAAGCCAGAAAATATCATGCTTAATCATCAAG GTCATGTAAAACTGACTGACTTCGGGTTATGTAAAGAATCCATTCACGATGGAACAGTCACACACACATTCTGTGGAACAATTGAATACAT GGCCCCTGAAATCTTGATGAGGAGTGGGCATAACCGTGCTGTGGACTGGTGGAGTTTGGGGGCATTAATGTATGACATGCTGACTGGAGCA CCTCCTTTCACTGgggagaacagaaagaaaacgATTGACAAGATTCTCAAGTGTAAACTCAACTTGCCTCCCTACCTCACACAAGAAGCCAGAGATCTGCTTAAAAAG CTGCTAAAAAGAAATGCTGCCTCACGTCTAGGAGCTGGtcctggagatgctggagaaGTTCAG GCTCACGCGTTCTTCAGACACATCAACTGGGACGAGCTGCTGGCACGCAAGGTGGAACCTCCTTTTAAACCCTTATTG CAATCTGAAGAGGATGTGAGCCAGTTTGATTCAAAGTTTACACGTCAGACACCTGTTGATAGCCCAGATGACTCAACTCTCAGTGAAAGTGCCAACCAGGTTTTTCTG cCCTGTCAAGTTTTCCCCTGGGGAATTCTGGGGAAGAGGTGCTTCTGCCGGCGCATCCAACACCCAGACACCTGTGGAATACCCGATGGAGACCAGTGGAATAGAACAAATGGATGTGACAGTCTGTGGAGAGGCTTCAGCACCACTTCCAATCCGGCAACCAAACTCTGGGCCCTACAAAAAACAGGCTTTTCCCATGATTTCCAAACGACCGGAGCACTTGCGCATGAATCTATGACAACACCATTTCTGTAA
- the RPS6KB1 gene encoding ribosomal protein S6 kinase beta-1 isoform X1 — protein MAGVFDIDLDQPEDAGSDEELEEGGQLSESMDHGGVGQYDLGMEHCEKFEISETSVNRGPEKIRPECFELLRVLGKGGYGKVFQVRKVTGANTGKIFAMKVLKKAMIVRNAKDTAHTKAERNILEEVKHPFIVDLIYAFQTGGKLYLILEYLSGGELFMQLEREGIFMEDTACFYLAEISMALGHLHQKGIIYRDLKPENIMLNHQGHVKLTDFGLCKESIHDGTVTHTFCGTIEYMAPEILMRSGHNRAVDWWSLGALMYDMLTGAPPFTGENRKKTIDKILKCKLNLPPYLTQEARDLLKKLLKRNAASRLGAGPGDAGEVQAHAFFRHINWDELLARKVEPPFKPLLQSEEDVSQFDSKFTRQTPVDSPDDSTLSESANQVFLGFTYVAPSVLESVKEKFSFEPKIRSPRRFIGSPRTPVSPVKFSPGEFWGRGASAGASNTQTPVEYPMETSGIEQMDVTVCGEASAPLPIRQPNSGPYKKQAFPMISKRPEHLRMNL, from the exons ATGGCGGGAGTGTTCGACATCGACCTGGACCAGCCCGAGGACGCGGGCTCAGacgaggagctggaggagggg GGTCAATTAAGTGAGAGCATGGACCATGGAGGAGTTGGCCAATATGACCT tgGGATGGAACATTGTGAAAAATTTGAGATTTCAGAGACCAGTGTGAACAGAGGCCCCGAGAAGATCCGGCCGGAGTGCTTCGAGTTGCTGCGCGTGCTGGGCAAAGGCGGCTACGGCAAG GTGTTTCAAGTACGAAAAGTAACCGGAGCAAACACCGGGAAAATATTTGCCATGAAAGTACTTAAAAAG GCAATGATTGTAAGGAATGCCAAGGATACAGCTCACACGAAAGCAGAGAGGAATATACTGGAGGAAGTGAAACATCCCTTCATTGTAGACTTAATTTATGCCTTTCAGACTGGTGGAAAACTCTACCTCATCCTTGAGTATCTCAGTG GAGGAGAACTATTTATGCAGTTAGAGAGAGAAGGGATATTTATGGAAGACACAGCCTG CTTTTACTTGGCAGAAATCTCCATGGCACTAGGGCACTTGCATCAAAAAGGAATCATCTACCGGGATCTGAAGCCAGAAAATATCATGCTTAATCATCAAG GTCATGTAAAACTGACTGACTTCGGGTTATGTAAAGAATCCATTCACGATGGAACAGTCACACACACATTCTGTGGAACAATTGAATACAT GGCCCCTGAAATCTTGATGAGGAGTGGGCATAACCGTGCTGTGGACTGGTGGAGTTTGGGGGCATTAATGTATGACATGCTGACTGGAGCA CCTCCTTTCACTGgggagaacagaaagaaaacgATTGACAAGATTCTCAAGTGTAAACTCAACTTGCCTCCCTACCTCACACAAGAAGCCAGAGATCTGCTTAAAAAG CTGCTAAAAAGAAATGCTGCCTCACGTCTAGGAGCTGGtcctggagatgctggagaaGTTCAG GCTCACGCGTTCTTCAGACACATCAACTGGGACGAGCTGCTGGCACGCAAGGTGGAACCTCCTTTTAAACCCTTATTG CAATCTGAAGAGGATGTGAGCCAGTTTGATTCAAAGTTTACACGTCAGACACCTGTTGATAGCCCAGATGACTCAACTCTCAGTGAAAGTGCCAACCAGGTTTTTCTG GGTTTTACGTATGTGGCTCCATCTGTACTTGAAAGCgtaaaagagaaattttcttttgaaccAAAAATTCGATCACCTCGCAGATTCATAGGTAGCCCTAGGACACCAGTCAG cCCTGTCAAGTTTTCCCCTGGGGAATTCTGGGGAAGAGGTGCTTCTGCCGGCGCATCCAACACCCAGACACCTGTGGAATACCCGATGGAGACCAGTGGAATAGAACAAATGGATGTGACAGTCTGTGGAGAGGCTTCAGCACCACTTCCAATCCGGCAACCAAACTCTGGGCCCTACAAAAAACAGGCTTTTCCCATGATTTCCAAACGACCGGAGCACTTGCGCATGAATCTATGA